From a region of the Balaenoptera musculus isolate JJ_BM4_2016_0621 chromosome 15, mBalMus1.pri.v3, whole genome shotgun sequence genome:
- the TTPAL gene encoding alpha-tocopherol transfer protein-like isoform X1: MSEESDSLRTSPSAASLSESELPPPPAPAGYVCSLTEDLVAKAREELQEKPEWRLRDVQALRDMVRKECPNLSTSLEDAFLLRFLRARKFDYDRALQLLINYHSCRRSWPEVFNNLRPSALKEVLASGFLTVLPHTDPRGCHILCLRPDRWIPSNYPITENIRAIYLTLEKLIQSEETQVNGIVILADYKGVSLSKASHFGPFIAKKVIGILQDGFPIRIKAVHVVNEPRIFKGIFAIIKPFLKEKIANRFFLHGSDLNSLHSNLPRNILPKEYGGTAGELDITAWNAALLASEEDFVREFCQPGPPCDSILGQALPPEGLSSEAPCDDSMWAVKSQLYSCY, translated from the exons ATGTCAGAAGAAAGTGACTCTCTGAGAACCAGCCCTTCTGCGGCCTCACTTTCGGAAAGTGAGCTGCCGCCGCCCCCCGCACCCGCCGGCTATGTGTGCTCGCTGACCGAGGACCTGGTGGCCAAAGCCAGGGAGGAGCTGCAGGAGAAGCCAGAATGGAGGCTCCGCGATGTCCAGGCCCTCCGGGACATGGTGCGCAAGGAGTGCCCGAACCTGAGCACCTCCCTCGAGGACGCCTTCCTGCTGCGCTTCCTCCGAGCCCGCAAGTTTGACTACGACCGGGCCCTCCAGCTCCTGATCAACTACCACAGCTGCCGGAGAAGCTGGCCCGAAGTCTTCAACAACCTGCGGCCCTCCGCCTTGAAAGAGGTCCTGGCTTCCGGATTCCTCACTGTACTGCCCCACACCGACCCCAGGGGCTGCCACATCCTCTGCCTCCGTCCAG ACAGATGGATCCCGAGCAACTATCCAATTACCGAAAACATCCGAGCCATATACCTGACATTAGAAAAACTCATTCAGTCTGAAGAAACCCAGGTGAATGGAATTGTAATTCTTGCAGACTACAAAGGAGTGAGCTTATCAAAGGCATCTCATTTTGGCCCTTTTATAGCCAAAAAGGTGATTGGCATCCTTCAG gATGGTTTCCCCATTCGGATAAAAGCAGTCCATGTAGTGAATGAACCTCGAATATTTAAAGGCATTTTTGCCATCATAAAACCGTTTCTGAAGGAGAAAATAGCAAACAGA TTTTTCCTTCATGGGTCTGACCTGAACTCTCTCCATTCAAACCTTCCAAGAAACATCCTCCCCAAGGAGTACGGGGGCACAGCCGGGGAGCTGGACATCACCGCGTGGAACGCGGCGCTGCTGGCCTCGGAGGAGGACTTTGTGAGGGAGTTCTGCCAACCTGGCCCTCCCTGTGACAGCATCCTGGGCCAGGCCTTGCCGCCCGAGGGGCTGAGCTCGGAGGCACCGTGTGATGACTCCATGTGGGCTGTGAAATCACAGCTGTACTCCTGCTACTAG
- the TTPAL gene encoding alpha-tocopherol transfer protein-like isoform X2, translating into MSEESDSLRTSPSAASLSESELPPPPAPAGYVCSLTEDLVAKAREELQEKPEWRLRDVQALRDMVRKECPNLSTSLEDAFLLRFLRARKFDYDRALQLLINYHSCRRSWPEVFNNLRPSALKEVLASGFLTVLPHTDPRGCHILCLRPDRWIPSNYPITENIRAIYLTLEKLIQSEETQDGFPIRIKAVHVVNEPRIFKGIFAIIKPFLKEKIANRFFLHGSDLNSLHSNLPRNILPKEYGGTAGELDITAWNAALLASEEDFVREFCQPGPPCDSILGQALPPEGLSSEAPCDDSMWAVKSQLYSCY; encoded by the exons ATGTCAGAAGAAAGTGACTCTCTGAGAACCAGCCCTTCTGCGGCCTCACTTTCGGAAAGTGAGCTGCCGCCGCCCCCCGCACCCGCCGGCTATGTGTGCTCGCTGACCGAGGACCTGGTGGCCAAAGCCAGGGAGGAGCTGCAGGAGAAGCCAGAATGGAGGCTCCGCGATGTCCAGGCCCTCCGGGACATGGTGCGCAAGGAGTGCCCGAACCTGAGCACCTCCCTCGAGGACGCCTTCCTGCTGCGCTTCCTCCGAGCCCGCAAGTTTGACTACGACCGGGCCCTCCAGCTCCTGATCAACTACCACAGCTGCCGGAGAAGCTGGCCCGAAGTCTTCAACAACCTGCGGCCCTCCGCCTTGAAAGAGGTCCTGGCTTCCGGATTCCTCACTGTACTGCCCCACACCGACCCCAGGGGCTGCCACATCCTCTGCCTCCGTCCAG ACAGATGGATCCCGAGCAACTATCCAATTACCGAAAACATCCGAGCCATATACCTGACATTAGAAAAACTCATTCAGTCTGAAGAAACCCAG gATGGTTTCCCCATTCGGATAAAAGCAGTCCATGTAGTGAATGAACCTCGAATATTTAAAGGCATTTTTGCCATCATAAAACCGTTTCTGAAGGAGAAAATAGCAAACAGA TTTTTCCTTCATGGGTCTGACCTGAACTCTCTCCATTCAAACCTTCCAAGAAACATCCTCCCCAAGGAGTACGGGGGCACAGCCGGGGAGCTGGACATCACCGCGTGGAACGCGGCGCTGCTGGCCTCGGAGGAGGACTTTGTGAGGGAGTTCTGCCAACCTGGCCCTCCCTGTGACAGCATCCTGGGCCAGGCCTTGCCGCCCGAGGGGCTGAGCTCGGAGGCACCGTGTGATGACTCCATGTGGGCTGTGAAATCACAGCTGTACTCCTGCTACTAG
- the TTPAL gene encoding alpha-tocopherol transfer protein-like isoform X3, with translation MSEESDSLRTSPSAASLSESELPPPPAPAGYVCSLTEDLVAKAREELQEKPEWRLRDVQALRDMVRKECPNLSTSLEDAFLLRFLRARKFDYDRALQLLINYHSCRRSWPEVFNNLRPSALKEVLASGFLTVLPHTDPRGCHILCLRPDRWIPSNYPITENIRAIYLTLEKLIQSEETQVNGIVILADYKGVSLSKASHFGPFIAKKVIGILQFFLHGSDLNSLHSNLPRNILPKEYGGTAGELDITAWNAALLASEEDFVREFCQPGPPCDSILGQALPPEGLSSEAPCDDSMWAVKSQLYSCY, from the exons ATGTCAGAAGAAAGTGACTCTCTGAGAACCAGCCCTTCTGCGGCCTCACTTTCGGAAAGTGAGCTGCCGCCGCCCCCCGCACCCGCCGGCTATGTGTGCTCGCTGACCGAGGACCTGGTGGCCAAAGCCAGGGAGGAGCTGCAGGAGAAGCCAGAATGGAGGCTCCGCGATGTCCAGGCCCTCCGGGACATGGTGCGCAAGGAGTGCCCGAACCTGAGCACCTCCCTCGAGGACGCCTTCCTGCTGCGCTTCCTCCGAGCCCGCAAGTTTGACTACGACCGGGCCCTCCAGCTCCTGATCAACTACCACAGCTGCCGGAGAAGCTGGCCCGAAGTCTTCAACAACCTGCGGCCCTCCGCCTTGAAAGAGGTCCTGGCTTCCGGATTCCTCACTGTACTGCCCCACACCGACCCCAGGGGCTGCCACATCCTCTGCCTCCGTCCAG ACAGATGGATCCCGAGCAACTATCCAATTACCGAAAACATCCGAGCCATATACCTGACATTAGAAAAACTCATTCAGTCTGAAGAAACCCAGGTGAATGGAATTGTAATTCTTGCAGACTACAAAGGAGTGAGCTTATCAAAGGCATCTCATTTTGGCCCTTTTATAGCCAAAAAGGTGATTGGCATCCTTCAG TTTTTCCTTCATGGGTCTGACCTGAACTCTCTCCATTCAAACCTTCCAAGAAACATCCTCCCCAAGGAGTACGGGGGCACAGCCGGGGAGCTGGACATCACCGCGTGGAACGCGGCGCTGCTGGCCTCGGAGGAGGACTTTGTGAGGGAGTTCTGCCAACCTGGCCCTCCCTGTGACAGCATCCTGGGCCAGGCCTTGCCGCCCGAGGGGCTGAGCTCGGAGGCACCGTGTGATGACTCCATGTGGGCTGTGAAATCACAGCTGTACTCCTGCTACTAG